The Clostridium sp. AWRP genome has a window encoding:
- a CDS encoding LacI family DNA-binding transcriptional regulator — MAASIKDVAREAGVSIATVSRVLNDVDVVNEETKKKVLVAIEKLGYRPNIVARSLKTQRTRTIGIIIPDISNQFYPEIVRGAEDVANIYDYNIMLCNTDLDIEKEMEYLKVLKEKMVDGVLYMSNSLEPKILDLIKQLQLPMVLVETTNEKESIPSVTIDNEKAAYEGVTYLIKNGNKNIAYIGENTDMANASAVRYKGYRKALEENNLKLDKSKVYFGSVKAKDGYKGMSEILSKTTIDSVFCTSDEVAMGAINALRDNNIRVPEDVDVMGFGNIYSASIFYPKLTTVAQPTYDMGSVGMRMLIKLINKQEFEKKNYVLSHKLIERDSCKK; from the coding sequence GTGGCAGCATCAATTAAAGACGTTGCTAGAGAGGCAGGAGTTTCAATAGCTACAGTATCTAGGGTACTTAATGATGTAGACGTTGTAAATGAAGAAACTAAGAAAAAGGTTTTAGTAGCTATTGAAAAACTAGGTTATAGGCCAAATATAGTAGCAAGAAGTCTTAAAACTCAAAGAACAAGAACTATAGGGATAATAATCCCGGATATATCTAATCAGTTCTATCCTGAAATTGTGAGAGGAGCTGAAGATGTAGCAAATATATATGATTATAATATAATGTTATGCAATACTGATTTAGATATAGAAAAAGAAATGGAATATTTAAAGGTTCTGAAAGAGAAGATGGTAGATGGAGTTTTATATATGAGTAATTCCTTAGAACCAAAAATATTGGATCTCATAAAACAACTTCAGCTTCCAATGGTTTTAGTAGAAACTACAAATGAAAAAGAAAGTATACCTAGCGTAACCATTGACAATGAAAAAGCTGCATATGAAGGTGTAACTTATTTGATAAAAAATGGGAATAAAAATATAGCTTACATAGGCGAAAATACAGATATGGCAAATGCTAGTGCTGTAAGGTATAAGGGGTATAGAAAGGCTCTTGAGGAAAATAATCTGAAATTGGACAAAAGTAAGGTTTATTTTGGAAGTGTTAAAGCAAAAGATGGTTATAAAGGAATGAGTGAAATACTCAGTAAAACTACAATAGATTCAGTGTTTTGCACCAGTGATGAAGTGGCTATGGGTGCTATAAATGCACTTAGAGATAATAATATTAGGGTACCTGAAGATGTGGATGTAATGGGATTTGGTAATATATATTCTGCCTCCATATTTTATCCTAAGTTAACAACTGTAGCACAACCTACTTATGATATGGGATCTGTTGGTATGAGGATGCTTATAAAATTAATAAATAAGCAAGAATTTGAAAAAAAGAACTATGTATTGTCACATAAATTGATTGAGAGGGATTCCTGCAAAAAGTAA
- a CDS encoding DedA family protein codes for MVEKIIEIVIFVLDKTGYIGTFVAMAFESACIPIPSEAILPFGGYLSYTGRLSLPIVIIVGTLGGTAGSLAAYYIGKIGGRPLVEKYAEKLRLSRSHIEKSDYYFSKYGEKIVFFSRLLPIIRTFISLPAGISKMEVKKFIIYTLLGSSIWSIILGYAGYKMGEKWTIIRQWFHFADIALVIFIVLFILYKLVYKKIKRKNS; via the coding sequence ATGGTAGAAAAAATAATTGAAATAGTTATTTTTGTCTTAGATAAAACGGGATATATAGGCACGTTTGTAGCTATGGCCTTTGAGAGCGCTTGTATACCTATTCCAAGTGAAGCTATATTGCCATTTGGAGGATACCTAAGTTATACGGGAAGGTTAAGTTTACCTATTGTTATAATAGTTGGTACATTAGGAGGTACAGCAGGTTCTTTAGCTGCATATTATATTGGAAAAATAGGTGGAAGACCTTTAGTTGAAAAATATGCGGAAAAACTCAGATTATCTAGATCCCATATTGAAAAAAGTGATTATTATTTTAGCAAATATGGAGAAAAAATAGTGTTTTTTTCTCGACTATTACCTATAATTAGAACTTTTATTTCTCTTCCTGCAGGGATAAGTAAAATGGAAGTTAAAAAATTTATAATTTACACTTTACTTGGATCTTCTATATGGAGTATTATTTTAGGATACGCAGGTTATAAAATGGGAGAAAAATGGACAATTATAAGACAGTGGTTCCATTTTGCAGATATAGCATTAGTTATCTTTATAGTTTTATTTATATTGTATAAGTTAGTGTATAAAAAAATAAAGAGGAAAAACTCTTAG
- a CDS encoding AAA domain-containing protein produces the protein MEYREKIKEIFSYLLRLKKLNEKSVRNVYDYDKLYWEEEFSHMAGCIVGKTVTSENWIEVNKKCGKLYQEFFNLYQENEKNGENFEIVFGHGLIVWNIDKKKILHPVLTTRMKIEFNKAKGSFILIPSGKTRLETSLFEGLKECNMSDIISFADEVSRVNLDPRNIEKIKSVFLNLISHIDVKGKLSQSKFSKKKINFEQFPVIYNSSVILVRKNSMKLWQVEIANIIDEIDNGCEIPDTIKALVDEDGSDYSGADKSEWKDVSDNLLFPLPANSEQKSIVKKICENYGVVVQGPPGTGKSHTIVNLICHLLSNGKRILVTSQTSRALKVLTEKIPEEIRPLCISVLGNDINSLNDLNKAVRKITDNLSMDPEIMDEEVKSLEKELNLCKRNEELLYEKLKNIREREKRNINYEGKEYDIVYIAKWVKDNKDKYCWMKDKIKIDQVMPLSDKEFNLLIYLLGDLDKDKKCKFDSMKNIINKLPDFNEICNKISEYKKLNGQYENYIKTVEGWHIPNDNKCNYEKVLELANICKSKITKLQEKNVWWNVFQDYHNSKISKQTFRDLLCKSSEYMLSLSRINNQIRNCKIEIPENVSKNKFIEDFDILFDAFNEKGKVGKIFMIFHPECKYILEYCKVNGDLLKNTDQALIVKLYTQQERIFAALKTMWNNVMEDYGGETINSNLRESEFIAIEQNLNYLDVIINWDIEYKREILRALGKISVPQNIDWHKKETYDYLIKCVNFIKNMNKYNEDKAYIEILKKLIKTTEKLRNLYKAVDNLNIDEVKKILSEFEEIKCVKNKSLKIDELIGKMKKVCPKTCMNILDNWTYDKEKFNSWGQAWKWAKLNSLLQNTYDFNDDNIGDLIENEKNREKVLIKDIVSKKTWYNQIIKTKESEKRSLFSWAQAVKRIGKGRGKMVPQYRKIAQKEMEKCKKVIPVWIMPLNRVIENIKLSKNMFDVIIFDESSQSDIFSLCALMRAKRAVIVGDDKQISPETIGIDQDVVHDLIDKYLKNIPQREWFDLQVSLYDTALRVFPSRLMLKEHFRCVPQIINFSNDLSYSGEIVPLRYPKIYEKFYPAINTVKVNGGVRDASKPINVKEAECLVDKVVSCCRDKRYSNMSMGVISLLGEPQGHLIENMLREKIGVEEMISRKLICGDAYSFQGDERDIMFLSMVISKNVKFAPLTKENDMRRFNVAASRARNQMWLFHSIDLEDLNEECVRYSLLNYFLNYNKYSVKNKSMEYAFQSRFQKDVYGIIKNKGYKIVPEVKIGKYKIDFVVEDVRNRVAIICDSELSQKNYSSKEIMETQLDLERLGWIFYKIREGEFYYNPERVMEKLWNKLNNIGIEQYKLEEIQNKNLQVV, from the coding sequence ATGGAATACAGGGAAAAGATAAAAGAGATATTTTCTTATTTGCTAAGATTAAAAAAACTAAATGAAAAATCCGTAAGAAATGTTTATGATTATGATAAGTTGTACTGGGAAGAAGAATTTTCCCATATGGCTGGATGTATTGTTGGAAAAACTGTTACCAGTGAAAATTGGATTGAGGTGAACAAAAAGTGTGGAAAGCTGTATCAGGAGTTTTTTAATCTATACCAGGAAAATGAAAAAAATGGAGAGAATTTTGAAATAGTTTTTGGACATGGCTTAATTGTATGGAATATAGATAAGAAAAAAATACTTCACCCTGTTTTGACTACTAGAATGAAGATAGAATTTAATAAGGCAAAGGGTTCATTTATATTAATACCTTCAGGCAAGACTAGGCTAGAGACTTCGCTTTTTGAAGGACTGAAAGAATGTAATATGTCTGATATTATTTCTTTTGCAGATGAAGTAAGTCGTGTGAATTTAGATCCTAGAAATATAGAAAAAATTAAGTCAGTATTTTTAAATCTAATTTCCCACATAGATGTTAAGGGTAAGTTGAGTCAAAGTAAGTTTTCAAAAAAGAAAATTAATTTCGAGCAGTTCCCTGTGATTTACAATTCCTCTGTTATATTGGTAAGAAAGAATAGTATGAAGTTATGGCAGGTTGAAATAGCTAATATAATTGATGAAATAGATAATGGATGTGAAATACCTGACACTATTAAAGCTTTAGTGGATGAAGATGGGTCAGATTACAGTGGAGCTGATAAAAGCGAATGGAAGGATGTGTCGGATAATTTGTTATTCCCTCTTCCTGCAAATTCAGAACAAAAAAGCATAGTAAAAAAAATATGTGAAAATTATGGAGTAGTTGTACAAGGACCACCAGGAACAGGAAAAAGCCATACTATAGTGAATTTAATATGCCACTTACTGTCAAATGGCAAAAGGATACTTGTGACTAGTCAGACAAGTAGGGCACTTAAAGTATTGACAGAAAAAATACCTGAAGAAATAAGACCTCTGTGTATAAGTGTTTTGGGAAACGATATCAATTCTTTAAATGACCTTAACAAGGCTGTAAGAAAAATAACGGACAACCTCTCTATGGATCCTGAAATTATGGATGAAGAAGTTAAAAGTTTGGAAAAAGAATTAAACTTATGCAAGAGAAATGAGGAGCTTCTGTATGAAAAATTAAAAAATATTCGAGAGAGGGAAAAGAGAAATATAAATTATGAGGGAAAGGAGTATGACATTGTATATATAGCAAAGTGGGTCAAAGACAATAAAGATAAATATTGTTGGATGAAAGATAAAATAAAAATTGATCAAGTAATGCCGTTATCAGATAAGGAATTCAACTTGTTAATATATCTGTTAGGAGATTTAGATAAGGATAAAAAATGTAAATTTGATAGCATGAAAAACATAATAAATAAATTACCTGACTTCAATGAAATATGTAATAAAATTTCAGAGTACAAAAAATTAAATGGTCAATATGAAAATTATATTAAAACTGTAGAAGGGTGGCATATACCTAATGATAATAAATGTAATTATGAAAAAGTTCTAGAGCTTGCAAATATATGTAAAAGTAAAATCACTAAACTTCAAGAAAAAAATGTATGGTGGAATGTATTTCAGGATTATCACAATAGTAAGATATCAAAGCAAACATTTAGAGACTTGTTGTGTAAAAGTAGTGAATACATGTTGAGCTTGAGTAGGATTAATAATCAGATTAGAAATTGCAAAATAGAAATTCCTGAAAATGTAAGCAAAAATAAATTTATAGAGGACTTTGATATTTTATTTGATGCGTTTAATGAAAAAGGAAAAGTAGGAAAAATATTTATGATTTTTCATCCTGAATGTAAATATATACTGGAATATTGTAAGGTAAATGGAGACTTATTAAAAAATACGGATCAAGCCTTAATAGTTAAACTTTATACCCAACAAGAGAGGATTTTTGCTGCATTAAAAACTATGTGGAACAATGTAATGGAAGATTACGGTGGAGAGACAATAAACTCTAATTTAAGAGAAAGTGAGTTTATTGCTATTGAACAAAATTTAAATTACTTGGATGTTATAATAAATTGGGATATAGAGTATAAAAGGGAGATCTTAAGGGCTCTTGGGAAAATATCAGTCCCGCAAAATATTGATTGGCATAAGAAAGAGACTTATGATTATTTAATTAAATGCGTGAATTTTATAAAAAATATGAATAAATATAATGAAGACAAGGCCTATATAGAGATATTGAAAAAGTTAATAAAAACTACGGAAAAGTTGAGAAATCTCTATAAAGCTGTGGACAATTTGAATATAGATGAAGTTAAGAAAATATTAAGTGAATTTGAAGAAATTAAATGTGTAAAAAATAAATCACTTAAGATAGACGAGTTAATAGGAAAAATGAAGAAGGTATGCCCTAAAACTTGCATGAATATATTGGATAATTGGACTTATGATAAGGAAAAGTTCAACAGCTGGGGACAAGCATGGAAATGGGCTAAATTGAATAGTTTATTGCAGAACACGTATGATTTCAATGATGATAACATAGGTGACCTTATAGAAAATGAAAAAAATAGAGAGAAGGTGCTTATAAAGGACATAGTGTCAAAGAAGACCTGGTATAATCAGATAATTAAAACTAAGGAAAGTGAAAAAAGGAGCTTATTTTCTTGGGCTCAAGCAGTAAAGAGAATTGGAAAAGGCAGAGGTAAGATGGTGCCTCAGTATAGGAAGATAGCTCAAAAAGAAATGGAAAAATGTAAAAAAGTTATACCTGTATGGATTATGCCTTTAAATAGGGTTATTGAAAACATAAAGTTATCTAAAAATATGTTTGATGTAATAATATTTGATGAGAGTAGTCAGAGCGATATATTCTCATTGTGTGCACTTATGAGGGCTAAGAGAGCGGTTATAGTAGGTGATGACAAACAAATAAGTCCAGAAACTATAGGTATTGATCAGGATGTGGTGCATGATTTAATAGATAAGTATTTGAAAAATATACCTCAAAGGGAATGGTTTGATCTCCAAGTTAGTTTATATGATACAGCACTTAGGGTATTTCCAAGCAGATTAATGTTGAAGGAACATTTTAGATGCGTACCGCAAATAATAAATTTTAGTAATGATTTAAGTTACTCAGGAGAAATAGTGCCTCTTAGATATCCTAAAATATATGAAAAATTTTATCCGGCAATAAACACTGTTAAAGTAAATGGAGGGGTTAGAGATGCATCTAAGCCTATAAATGTTAAGGAAGCTGAATGTTTAGTAGACAAAGTGGTTTCCTGCTGCAGGGATAAAAGATATTCTAATATGTCTATGGGCGTTATATCTTTACTTGGGGAACCTCAAGGTCATCTTATAGAAAATATGCTTAGAGAAAAAATAGGTGTAGAAGAGATGATAAGTAGAAAGCTTATATGTGGAGATGCTTACTCCTTTCAAGGTGACGAACGGGATATAATGTTTTTATCTATGGTTATTTCAAAGAATGTAAAATTTGCTCCACTTACTAAAGAAAATGACATGAGGAGATTTAATGTAGCAGCAAGTAGAGCTAGAAATCAGATGTGGCTATTCCATTCAATAGACTTAGAAGATTTAAATGAGGAATGTGTGCGTTATTCTCTGTTAAATTACTTCCTAAATTATAATAAGTATAGTGTTAAAAATAAAAGTATGGAATATGCATTTCAATCTAGATTTCAAAAAGATGTGTATGGCATTATAAAAAACAAGGGATATAAAATTGTGCCTGAGGTAAAAATAGGTAAGTACAAAATAGACTTTGTTGTGGAAGATGTGAGGAATAGGGTTGCAATTATATGTGATAGTGAGTTGTCTCAGAAAAATTACAGCTCTAAGGAAATTATGGAAACGCAATTAGATTTAGAAAGATTGGGTTGGATATTTTATAAGATAAGAGAAGGTGAATTTTATTATAATCCTGAAAGGGTTATGGAAAAACTTTGGAATAAACTAAATAATATAGGGATTGAACAGTACAAGCTAGAAGAAATTCAGAATAAAAATCTTCAAGTTGTATAA
- a CDS encoding mannose-1-phosphate guanylyltransferase, with product MLYALILAGGKGTRLFPLSRAKNPKQFLKIVNNKSFLRKTVDRIKPLVDTNNIYVVTNEEYIDRVQAELPDISRNNIFAEPENKETATCIGFSAVKLLKKDPLATMIILPSDHYIESEKLFIDTINKAVEIAEKKKGLVTIGVKPIRPETGYGYIEMGEKINIGVNAFKVERFLEKPNIEVAKDLILKGTYLWNSGMFVWKVDVFLREMQKYLPKMYKCMDLIYKSLDTKQEEKVIQEQYKRIDGISVDFGIMQKTRKAYVIKCEFLWDDIGTFTALGRFLKDEKGNNVKGNTVIESSESCTVFGGDKLIIVFGVKDLIVIDSEDVLLIMDKNRDQEVKYLVDILKNKSNLKKYI from the coding sequence TTGTTGTATGCACTAATTCTTGCAGGAGGTAAAGGAACAAGATTATTTCCATTATCTAGAGCTAAAAATCCAAAACAATTTTTAAAAATTGTAAATAATAAGAGTTTTTTAAGAAAAACTGTAGATAGAATCAAGCCTTTAGTTGATACAAATAATATATACGTGGTTACTAATGAGGAATATATAGATAGAGTTCAAGCAGAACTTCCGGATATAAGTAGAAATAATATATTTGCAGAACCAGAAAATAAGGAAACAGCCACCTGTATAGGATTTTCAGCGGTGAAATTGTTAAAAAAGGATCCTTTAGCTACTATGATAATTTTGCCTTCAGATCATTATATAGAAAGTGAAAAATTATTTATAGATACCATAAATAAAGCGGTGGAAATTGCAGAAAAGAAAAAAGGACTTGTAACCATTGGAGTTAAACCTATAAGACCTGAAACAGGATATGGTTATATTGAAATGGGTGAAAAAATAAATATAGGAGTTAATGCTTTTAAAGTAGAAAGATTTTTAGAAAAGCCCAACATAGAAGTTGCAAAAGATTTAATATTAAAAGGAACTTATTTATGGAACAGTGGTATGTTTGTATGGAAGGTGGATGTTTTTTTAAGAGAAATGCAGAAATACCTTCCTAAAATGTATAAGTGTATGGACCTTATATATAAAAGTCTGGATACAAAACAGGAAGAGAAGGTAATACAGGAACAATATAAACGTATAGATGGGATATCTGTAGATTTTGGGATAATGCAAAAAACCAGAAAAGCTTATGTCATTAAATGTGAATTTTTATGGGATGATATAGGTACTTTTACTGCATTAGGAAGGTTTCTTAAGGACGAAAAGGGTAACAATGTAAAGGGGAATACTGTAATAGAGTCCAGCGAAAGTTGCACTGTATTTGGAGGTGATAAACTTATAATAGTATTTGGGGTTAAGGATTTGATAGTGATAGACTCTGAAGATGTACTTTTAATTATGGACAAAAATAGAGATCAGGAGGTAAAATATTTAGTAGATATTTTAAAAAATAAAAGTAATTTAAAAAAATATATCTAA
- a CDS encoding GIY-YIG nuclease family protein, which translates to MNYVYILECSDGTLYTGYTNNLGKRISTHNKGKGAKYTRGRLPVKLIYFEEYVLKGDALHREFIIKKMSRQNKLNLIKNCQRL; encoded by the coding sequence ATGAATTATGTATACATATTAGAATGTAGTGATGGAACGCTTTATACAGGTTACACCAATAATTTAGGCAAAAGAATATCCACTCATAACAAAGGAAAGGGCGCCAAATATACTAGAGGAAGGCTTCCCGTAAAGCTAATTTATTTTGAAGAGTATGTACTAAAAGGTGATGCCTTACATAGAGAGTTCATTATAAAAAAAATGAGTCGACAAAATAAGCTAAATTTAATAAAAAATTGTCAGCGACTTTGA
- a CDS encoding DNA-3-methyladenine glycosylase gives MSNKLDRDFYGKDTLSVAKNLLGKILVHEINGKRLSGKIVETEAYKGIIDKAAHAYGNRRTKRTEALYGPCGFSYVFMIYGMYYCFNVVTESEGIPEGVLIRALEPLTCLEDMSLNRYEKEYNLLNKRQIKNLTNGPGKLCKAFLIDKSQNRKDLCKSDLYIEGTAIENISIKSSKRIGVDYAEEASHYLWRFYIENNPYVSVK, from the coding sequence TTGTCTAACAAATTAGATAGAGATTTTTACGGAAAAGATACTTTATCCGTAGCAAAAAATCTCTTAGGTAAAATACTAGTTCATGAAATAAACGGTAAAAGATTGTCTGGAAAAATAGTAGAAACAGAAGCCTATAAAGGAATTATAGATAAAGCTGCTCATGCCTATGGAAATAGACGTACTAAACGAACAGAAGCCTTGTATGGTCCATGCGGTTTTTCATACGTATTTATGATATATGGCATGTACTATTGCTTCAATGTAGTAACTGAAAGTGAAGGTATTCCTGAAGGAGTCCTTATAAGAGCATTAGAACCTCTCACTTGTCTAGAAGATATGTCATTAAATAGATATGAAAAAGAATACAACCTATTAAATAAACGTCAAATTAAGAATTTAACCAACGGCCCTGGGAAACTATGCAAAGCATTTCTCATAGACAAAAGCCAAAATAGGAAAGATCTTTGTAAAAGTGACCTGTACATCGAAGGAACTGCTATTGAAAATATCAGCATAAAAAGTTCTAAACGTATAGGCGTAGATTATGCTGAGGAAGCTTCACATTATCTCTGGCGGTTTTATATAGAAAATAATCCTTACGTATCCGTAAAATAA
- the larC gene encoding nickel pincer cofactor biosynthesis protein LarC, with protein sequence MMKILYYDCFSGISGDMNLGALIDAGVDKDYLTFELSKLNVDGYEINIKKDVKNGISGTKVDVILKNNSVCAHHHRNLEYIENMISSSCLSSKVKEISKEIFRKVAQAEAKVHSKPINEVHFHEVGAVDSIVDIVGAAICFDYLNVDKVEASKVEVGSGFVKCAHGILPVPAPATAEILKNVPIESKVNFEATTPTGAAILSYICSNFTSDKNFKVTKIGYGIGSKDNDDIPNVLRVFIGEPISYEKNSHKDCYWNKDEKTEYILDRRNMDKSNSKDELGCIREEAQVIECNIDDMNPEKYQYIIDKSLQIGALDAYLTPIIMKKGRPAVKLSVLYKDEVEKEIRDIILTETTTLGFRKYKVERNMLYRDFTKVVTKYGEVNVKNAYYKGKKIKSKIEYEDCKKLALKNKISIDEIYREVMSKTFK encoded by the coding sequence ATTATGAAAATACTTTATTATGATTGTTTTTCTGGAATAAGTGGAGACATGAATTTAGGGGCTTTAATAGATGCTGGAGTAGATAAGGACTATTTAACTTTTGAATTATCAAAGCTTAATGTGGATGGTTATGAGATTAATATTAAGAAGGATGTAAAAAATGGAATATCAGGAACTAAAGTAGACGTAATTTTGAAAAATAATTCTGTATGTGCACATCATCATAGAAATTTAGAATATATAGAAAACATGATAAGTTCAAGCTGTTTAAGTTCTAAAGTTAAAGAAATAAGTAAGGAAATTTTTAGAAAAGTAGCGCAAGCTGAAGCAAAGGTGCACAGTAAACCTATAAATGAAGTTCACTTTCATGAAGTTGGGGCAGTAGATTCTATAGTAGATATTGTTGGAGCTGCTATATGTTTTGATTATTTGAATGTGGATAAAGTGGAAGCTTCCAAGGTGGAAGTTGGTAGTGGGTTTGTAAAATGTGCTCATGGTATATTACCTGTGCCAGCACCTGCTACAGCAGAGATATTAAAAAACGTTCCTATAGAATCTAAAGTAAATTTTGAAGCCACTACACCAACAGGTGCAGCTATTTTATCTTATATATGTTCAAATTTTACTTCGGATAAAAATTTTAAAGTAACAAAAATAGGATATGGAATAGGAAGTAAGGATAATGATGATATTCCAAATGTTTTAAGGGTTTTTATAGGAGAACCTATATCTTATGAAAAGAATAGCCATAAAGATTGTTATTGGAATAAAGATGAGAAAACTGAATATATATTAGATAGAAGAAACATGGATAAATCTAACTCTAAAGATGAATTAGGATGTATTAGAGAAGAAGCACAGGTTATAGAATGCAATATAGATGATATGAATCCTGAAAAATATCAATATATAATAGATAAATCGTTACAAATAGGAGCTTTAGATGCATACTTGACTCCCATAATAATGAAGAAGGGAAGGCCAGCAGTAAAATTGAGTGTGCTTTATAAGGATGAAGTAGAAAAAGAGATTAGAGATATTATTTTAACAGAAACTACTACCTTGGGATTTAGAAAATATAAAGTAGAAAGGAATATGTTATATAGAGATTTTACAAAGGTAGTTACAAAGTATGGTGAAGTAAATGTAAAAAATGCTTATTACAAAGGCAAAAAAATAAAAAGCAAAATTGAATATGAGGATTGTAAAAAACTTGCTTTAAAAAATAAAATAAGTATAGATGAAATATATAGGGAGGTTATGTCTAAAACATTTAAATGA
- a CDS encoding radical SAM protein, with product MKVTGILEKATKNALAKAGVELLNRDPEESLDKLFALIKKTVKRDEENLARVERVQELYETNQAIHKLVIGIIRNSNKKCMDKLFTNFFSNAVWYGMPKREQFFQDTGIKTPFTILISPSMRCNLRCTGCYASSYSKEDDIPKEEVDRIIGEARKLGIYYFIILGGEPFINDYMLDIYKKYNDCIFTPFSNGTLFDEKLADKIKKLGNVIPMFSVEGFEEETDKRRGKGIFKKVMHAMDLLKERGVLFGVSTATSRYNIDTVTSSEFIDMLVEKGAKMGWYFLFMPVGKEPDVNLMLTPEQRIRLGEKIREIRNTKPYFTIDFFNDAPYVGGCIAGKYYCHINSEEEVEPCIFAHFAVDNLKGKKLVDVFKSDLFKELRNRQPYNKNLLLPCMMIDNTNEIREIAKKTGARPTDEGARMMLENLEFQKQLDKVSEEYKPYAEKAWEKDFNSEGNYKMSKG from the coding sequence ATGAAGGTAACTGGAATATTGGAAAAGGCAACTAAGAATGCATTAGCTAAAGCCGGTGTAGAATTGCTCAATAGAGACCCAGAAGAAAGCCTTGATAAGCTGTTTGCTTTGATTAAGAAAACAGTAAAAAGAGACGAAGAAAATTTAGCTAGAGTAGAAAGGGTTCAAGAATTATACGAAACTAATCAAGCAATTCATAAACTTGTTATAGGCATTATTAGAAATTCTAATAAAAAGTGTATGGATAAACTTTTTACCAATTTTTTCTCAAATGCAGTTTGGTATGGAATGCCAAAAAGAGAACAGTTTTTTCAAGATACAGGTATAAAGACACCATTTACAATATTGATTAGTCCATCTATGAGATGTAATTTGAGGTGTACAGGATGTTACGCTTCAAGTTATAGTAAAGAGGATGATATTCCCAAAGAGGAAGTAGATAGAATTATTGGTGAAGCTAGAAAACTTGGAATTTATTATTTTATAATTCTTGGTGGAGAACCGTTTATAAATGACTATATGCTTGATATATACAAAAAATATAATGATTGTATATTTACACCATTTTCAAATGGCACTCTTTTTGATGAAAAATTAGCAGATAAGATAAAAAAGCTGGGAAATGTAATTCCTATGTTTTCTGTGGAGGGATTTGAAGAAGAGACAGATAAAAGAAGAGGAAAAGGTATATTCAAAAAAGTTATGCATGCAATGGATCTTTTGAAGGAAAGAGGAGTTTTATTTGGAGTATCTACTGCAACCAGTAGGTATAACATAGATACAGTTACATCAAGTGAATTTATAGACATGCTTGTTGAAAAGGGAGCAAAAATGGGGTGGTATTTCTTATTTATGCCTGTAGGTAAAGAACCTGATGTAAATTTGATGCTTACGCCAGAGCAGAGAATACGATTAGGAGAAAAAATAAGAGAAATAAGAAATACGAAGCCATATTTTACTATTGACTTTTTTAATGATGCACCTTATGTTGGAGGATGTATTGCAGGAAAATACTATTGTCACATAAATTCCGAGGAAGAAGTAGAGCCTTGTATATTTGCACATTTTGCAGTAGATAATTTAAAAGGCAAAAAACTTGTAGATGTATTTAAGTCAGATCTTTTTAAGGAATTAAGAAATAGACAACCATATAATAAGAATTTGCTATTGCCTTGCATGATGATTGACAATACCAATGAAATTAGGGAAATTGCAAAAAAGACAGGTGCGAGGCCTACAGATGAAGGTGCAAGAATGATGCTTGAAAATCTAGAATTTCAAAAGCAACTTGATAAAGTATCAGAGGAATATAAGCCTTATGCAGAAAAGGCTTGGGAAAAAGATTTTAATTCCGAAGGAAATTATAAAATGTCTAAAGGCTAA